The window CAGATAAATTGCCCCATCAATACAGTACCACTTTCGTTCGGCAAACCCTTTTTTAAGCAGTGGAATCATGTACCGCAAGGCCACATCCCAGTGTCCTTGCAGCCAGCGTGTACGTTGTTTCCAGGTCTGAGAGAAATAAACCGGCTTTTCGTCGTACACTTTAGCTTCGTGACACCAGGAGGTCTTAATGTCATTGAGCAATAGCTTCATCGTAAACTCAAGGTCTTCCGTCAGACAGTGGGCACCCCAGCCATACTGTTTTAAAACTTCAATGTCTATACACAACCCGGTACCTCCCAGAGCGTTTGAAAGGCCCAGGTTGTAACGGGCGAGCTGCCACATCCGGTTCATTGACCAGTAGGCGGTGGCGTAACAGGCGGTTACCCAGGAATCGTTCGGGTTCTTGGTATCTAAATAGCCCTGAATTGACTTGTACCCCTGCAGTAAACGAGCGTTCATTTCTGTCAGGAAGTTGGAGGAGACCACGTTATCCGCGTCAAACACGCAAACAGCATCATAGTGTTTATCTTCCATTTTAAAGAGCTCATTGAACATCCACTCGAGAGCGAAACCTTTGCCGCGCTGGGGAGAAAACCGTTCCATGACGGTTACCCCTTCCGCCCGGGCAACTTCAGCGGTATTATCGGTGCAGTTATCAGCGATAATATAGATGTCATATAACTCAGATGGATAATTGAGTTTTTTCAGGCTTTCGATGTGGTACTTGATTACCAACTCTTCGTTGTGCGCCGGAGTGATCAGAGCAAAACGTTTGGTCGGTGGGAAGTTATGGGTTTCTTCATTCTTTTTCCAGCCGAAAACCGACACCGCGTAGTAATATATGGTAACAAAAGTAATGATCAGTTGAGCTAGTGAGACAATGATACTCAGTAACACAAAAGAAACTTCTTCCAACCGACTTACCCCTTTCTTGTGGTACGCAGAATTAATAATTAGTCTACCCGCTTAAACATAAGAAAATTATAAATCATCTTCTTGGTTATTGCTAGCTACCTTGGAAATGCTAACCTCTTAAATGTTATCAAATTTAAGAAGGAATTTCAATTATCTTTGTCAGATGGACAACTTGCTCTACCAGTAAAATATTTATGGTAATTGTAAATTTTTATGTCCAAAGTTTGTGAAGGGAAGGAATATATTGACATTATGTAGAAATATTAGTTGACCTGACCTAAACAGCTGTATTAACCGGGATAAATTTTTTTGAGGATGGTGATCAGAAGTGCCAGATGAAGAAATCCAACTGGTTGTTTTTGCTTTGAAGTCGGGCAATAGTACCTGTGAGTACGGGGTACCGATTACCCAGGTTCAGGAGATTAACCGTTTAACTAATCCCACGAAGCTGCCTAAAGTACCCAGCTTTGTGGAAGGGGTGATCAATTTACGGGGGAAAGTGATTCCGGTCATTGATTTAAAGAAGCGGTTTGATCTAGAGATAGGGGAATATACCGACGATACCCGGATCATTGTCGTTGAGATTGACGGGCATACTGTTGGAATAATCGTCGATGAAGTAACTGAGGTCTTGCGGCTCGCGACCAGCCAAATTGAACCCCCACCTTCCATCATTGGTGGGATCGCGGCGGACTATCTAAAAGGGGTTGGCAAAATAGGGGAGCGCCTGTTAGTCTTGCTCGATCTGCACAAAATCTTGACTGAATCGGAGAAAAAAGACCTAGCCAATGTCGAGGTTACCTAACCGATAATTGGTGGAGACTCTGCCTTAAAATTTGGCAGGGTTTTTCTTTTCCTGCCAGAAGGTTATAATAGGGTTGAGTTCATCCGAAGGGGAGACGATCCGTGACAAGGGCCGTTGGTATTGATCTGGTGGAAATTGCGCGGTTTGCCCGGGTAAGACAGCGACGACCACGGGTCATTGAGCGGGTTTTTACGCCGGCGGAAATCGAGTATTGCCTTGCCCGTCAAAACCAAAATGCGTCGTTCGCTGTGCGATTCGCGGCTAAGGAGGCAGTAATTAAACTGCTGGGGTCTACCGAAGGTATTGCCTGGTCGGATATTGAAATCCTGATGAATGCAACTGGCCAGCCAGAGGTAAGATTACGCCGGGAAGCCGAACGCAGGGCAGAAGATTTAAAAATTCGTTCGATTGTCCTGAGTTTATCACACAGCCGGTATTACGCCGTGGCTGTGGCCGTAGCTGATTGAAGGAGGCGGGAACAATGAAGGTTGCCAATAGCGCCGAGATGCGGCAGCTTGATCAACTGGCCTCTTCTCAATACCGCATACCCAGTCTAGTCTTAATGGAGAATGCCGGTTTGCGGGTGGTGGAGGTAGTCAATCAGTTGTTAGGTTTCGTGGCTGGCAAAAAGGTAGTTGTGCTGGCTGGGAAAGGTAATAATGGCGGGGACGGGTTTGTGGTGGCCCGACACCTGATCAATCACGGTGCTGACATCAAAGTGTTCCTTCTCGCCCAGCCAGAGGAGATCAGTGGGGATGCCAGGATAAATCTGGATATCCTCGGGCAAATGGGGGCAAGATTGTACCCGGTTCTGAGCGATAAGGACCTGAATGTTGTGAAAATTGCCTTGGTCTATGCGGATCTGGTTGTTGATGCGATGTACGGGACCGGGTTTAAAGGGGCGGTTACTGCTCAACAGGCTAAGCTGATTCGCTTAGTTAATCAGTCAGGTAAACCGATTGTGGCGGTTGATATTCCATCGGGGATAGAGGCAGATACTGGGAAAGTCCATGGGGAGTGTATCCGGGCGACGCGCACCGTGACGTTTTGTTTGCCCAAGATCGGATTATTAATCGAACCTGGGGCAAGCTATGTTGGCGAATTGACGGTGGCTGATATTTCGATCCCGCAACAACTGGTGAATGCTCAGAAGATCCACCGTTATCTGATCACCCGGGACTGGTGTGCATCCCAACTTCCCCGGCGGTCGGTTGAAGGGCATAAGGGCAGCTATGGGCACGTATTAATTATTGGGGGAGCAGAAGGAATGACTGGCGCGATTACCCTGGCCAGCGAGGCAGCACTCCGTGCCGGGGCCGGACTGGTTACGGCAGCGATTCCCGCTTCGCTTAATCCAATTTTAGAGGTAAAATTAACAGAAGTGATGACCAAACCACTCCCCGAGACGCCACTAAAAACAATCAGCCTGGAGGCTTTGCCGGTGATCGAGGAATTTTTACCCCGCGCTTCGGTGGTGGCCATCGGACCAGGGATGTCCAGACATCCGGATCTCTTTCCATTAATCCGCACCCTGTTACCCAAGCTGCAGGTGCCGCTGATCATTGATGCCGACGGTTTGAATGCTCTGGCTGATGATCCGACCGTTCTGAAGGACAGCCCGGTACCGATTGTCCTAACGCCCCACCCGGGTGAAATGGCCCGTTTGCTCAAGACCACCGTTGATAAAGTTCAGGATAACCGTTTGGCAGTGGTGGAGCAGGCAGCGCAGGATTGGCAGGCGACTGTGGTGCTGAAGGGGGCCAAGACCCTGGTAGCGTCACCAAGGGGGGAATGCTTTATTAACCTGACGGGAAATCCGGGGATGGCCACGGGGGGGACCGGTGATGTTTTAACCGGCATTATCGCCGGACTGATCGCGCAAGGAATCAACCCAACTTCAGCGGCGGCGCTGGGAGTTTATCTCCACGGAGCAGCCGGGGACCTGGCCGCGCAGACTCGTGGGCAAAGAGGGCTGGTTGCGGGCGACCTGATTACTGAACTCCCAGCTGTGCTGAAACAGTTTGAGGCATAGCCAGAAGTGTTCCAGTATACCCAGTACCGGCAGGTATAGAAACATGAGATATTAGAATCAACGAGGTGACATCAATTGTCCAGACCGGTGTGGGCGGAGATCAGCCGCTCGGCAATCGCTCACAATGTACGGGAGTTAAAAAGGAAAACCCAAATGGGGGCCCGCTTAATGGCCGTCGTTAAGGCTGATGGTTACGGGCACGGGGCCCTGGAAGTGAGTCGAGTTGCCCTAGAGGCCGGGGCGGAATACCTGGGGGTAGCGACTTTAGATGAGGCTGTTGCCCTCAGAGACGCCGGGATCAATGCCCCGATTCTCATCCTGGGCCATACCCCGGATGACGACTTGGCCAAGGTAATCGCGCATGACATTACCCAGACTGTTTACTCACTCACCGGAGCGCAGGCGGTGGCAGCGGCTGCCCGGAAGGTTGGGCGGACAGCGAGAATTCACCTTAAGGTGGATAGCGGGATGAGCCGGCTGGGTTTTTTCCCCACCGAGGACTCGATCGCTTTGGTCAAGCAGATTGTCTCCCTGTCGGGATTGCAGGTCGAAGGGATTTTTACTCACTTTGCCACGGCCGATGAAGTGGATAAGTCCTATGCCTGGGAACAATTTGCGCGATTTAAGTGGTTTATTAAGCGTTTGGAAGATGAAGGTCTAATGATTCCCCTCAAACACGCGGCTAACAGTGCTGCTATTATCGATCTACCGGAAACTCACCTGGATATGGTACGGGCGGGGATCGCCCTGTATGGTTTGTACCCTTCGGCGAACCAACGTTCGAAGATTGATCTTCAGCCGGCAATGAGTTTGAAAACGCGCGTCGTCTTTTTGAAGGAGGTTCCAGCGGGTACAGCTATAAGCTACGGGCGGACCTACATCACCCCTGTGCCGACGCGGGTGGCCACATTGCCGATTGGCTACGCGGATGGCTACTCTCGGCGGCTTTCTAACCGGGCCGCGGTCCTAATCCATGGCCGGCGTGCACCAGTAATTGGTCGGGTCTGTATGGATCAGTGTTTGATCGACGTGGGCCAGATTCCCAGGGTAGCTGTAGGGGATGAAGTTGTTCTCTTTGGCGAACAGAAGGGGGCCAAGTTGCCGGTTGATGAACTGGCGGAGATCTTGGAAACAATTAACTACGAGGTGGTTTGTCTGATTACAGCCAGGGTCCGGCGTGAATATCTTTAAAATTTGACGCATTACCGAGATATTTTGGTATTTTGGCGAAATATTTGTTTGTGGTTGCATAGTGTCCGTTAGAACTATATAATTTAAATATAGCAGTATATAGCAGCTGTTATATACCATTTAATCTGGGAGGTGCCCTTCTTGCCGGCAACGAAGCGGATCATGATCAGCTTACCGGAGAGCTTATTAGAGGAAGTGGATGGGATCGTTTCTTTGGAAAAACGTAACCGGAGTGAATTTATTCGAGAAGCGATGAAAATGTATCTGGCTGAACGCAAACGACGGGCATTAAGAGAACAGATGAAGAGGGGTTACCTGGAAATGGCCCAAATTAACCTTGGGTTAGCGGCGGAAAACTTTAACCTGGAGAATGAGGTTGACTTGTGCTTAGTAAAAAAGCTGGCGGAGTGAAGGTTTGATGACGGTCAAACGCGGAGAGATCTACTATGCTGAGCTCAGCCCAGTGGTCGGTTCAGAACAAGGAGGAACAAGGCCGGTCCTGGTGGTGCAAAACGATATCGGAAATCAATACAGTCCGACGACGATCGTCGTGGCAATTACTTCCCAGATTAATAAAGCCAAGCTGCCCACCCACGTTGAGATTAAGGCGGACAAGAGCGGACTCGACCGCGATTCAGTTATCCTGGGTGAGCAGATTCGAACGATTGATAAGACCCGCCTGCAACAAAAGGTGGCTTTTCTGGACGAAGAAACGATGGCCAAGGTTGGCCAGGCCCTGGAGATCAGCCTGGGACTGGTGAGTGTCTAACTGTTAAGTTGAGTGCAAGTAACTTTAGACAGGCAGAAGCGGCCTGTTTTTTGTTGTACTTGGCTAGGGGGTGGGGAAGTGCGGCCGGTGATTGGGATTACTTGTGCACAAAACGCAAACGAAGATTGGTTCTACCTCCGTAATACATACGTTAAAGCGATTGTCGAGGCTGGAGGGCAGCCGATCTTACTGCCCGCAGTGAGGAACCTGGAGTTGGTTCCCCAGTATAATCAATTAATTCACGGTTTACTATTATCAGGTGGTGGAGATATTGACCCAGCTTTTTTTGGGGAACTGCCCCATTCAGGTCTGGGCGAAATCTGCCCGGAACGTGATGCATTCGAGATCACCCTGACTCGGCTTGCCTTAGAAGGGGATCAACCGATTCTGGGGATCTGCCGGGGGATCCAGGTGATCGTCATTGCGGACGGCGGGACGGTCTACCAGGACCTGACCAGTGAACGGCCCGGTTCAATCCTGCACCAACAAAAAGCCCCTCGCTACCATCCAATTCATCAGGTTAAACTGGTTGAAGGGACGCAACTGTGGCGGATCTTTGGGCAGGTTATGTTAACTGTGAACAGTTTTCACCATCAGGCGGTGAAAGAGATTCCCGGTGAGTTTATCATTTCAGCCACAGCCCCTGATGGCGTGATTGAAGGGGTGGAGTCTACCCGGCACCGGTTTGTGCTTGGGGTGCAGTGGCATCCCGAAGCAATGTGGGAGCAATATCCTCTGTTTCTCCGTCTCTTTATCGCTTTGGTCGAGGCGGCTAGACAGGGTAGGAAAGTAAGACAAAATTCATAATTTTAGAGGATAAATGTTGAGAGGAGGGATAAGGGGTGCTGGCAATCACTAATGGAAAGATCATCACCATGGCCGGCCGGAATTTTGCGTGTGGGACGGTCCTGATCGAGGCCGGCAAGATCATCGCAATTGGTGAAAATATTGACATACCAGTTGGCGCGGAGGTTATTGACGTTCAGGGCAAGTTGGTTATGCCAGGTTTGATTGATGCCCATTGTCATCTGGGGATTCTGGAAGAAATCTACCGGATAGAGGGGGATGACTTAAATGAGATAACCGACCCGGTGACACCGCACCTGCGGGCGATCGACGCTGTCAATCCTGAAGATGAAGGGTTCCGGGATGCCCTCCGCGGGGGGGTCACGACTGTCTGTACTGGACCAGGGAGCGCCAATGTTTTGGGTGGAGAAAACGTGGTCATCAAAACTTATGGTCGAGTCATTGACCGGATGGTGGTGCGTCAGCCGGCTGGCCTTAAGGTGGCCCTGGGTGAGAACCCCAAGCGGATCTATGGTGGCAATAAAAAAGCACCGCTGACCCGGATGGCTACGGCAGCCCTTTTGCGAGAAACGCTGACCAAAGCGCAGAACTACCTGCGGAAACTCAAGGTTGAGCGATCGGCAGATATGCCCGAACGAGACCTCCGTCTGGAAGCAGTAATCAAAGTGCTCGAGCATCAGATGCCTTTGCGCGTTCATGCTCACCGGGCAGATGACATTATAACCGCAGTGCGGATCGCGGAGGAGTTTGACGTAGAAATTTGTATTGAACACTGTACGGAGGGACATAAGATTGTCGAAGAACTGGCTAAACGGCAAATCCCAGCCCTGGTAGGCCCACTGATGAGTAATCGGGCCAAGGTCGAGTTAAAGGACCGAACTCCGGCGACACCGGGTATTTTGGCCAGAGCGGGCGTCCCGGTGGCCATCATTACGGATCACCCCGTGGTGCCAATTGAATTTCTGTCCCTGTGTGCCGGCCTGGCGGTGAAGGCGGGTATGTCAGAAGAAGATGCGCTCAAGGCTATCACCATAAATCCTGCCCGTATCCTGGGAGTTGATGATCGGGTAGGCAGCCTGGAGGTGGGTAAAGACGCCGACCTGATTGTGGCTGATGGACCTATACTCGAACTGAAAACACGAATTGAGTTGGTCCTGGTGGAAGGACAAATAATTGATCTTAATTGAGCTTTGATATTGGTAAAAAGCTCTAAAATAATTGTTTTATGTCTATATATTGTGTATGAGCGTTAATTATTGTCTATCAGTCGTATTAGGTTAGCTAAAAAAATAGGTTTTTACACTAATTTTTATATTAGAGGCGCCAGATATGAAACACTATGCGGCATTTTTTTGCCTGGCGGGGCTGCTGCTGGCGGCTGGGATTGGCTGCGGCAGTCAGCATATACCAAACAGCAGCGCAGGGTCAAATCGAAGTGTAGTCAATCAGTTGGCTGCTCCTAATGAGACCCGGAATAAATCTACTCCCAATGAGGCCATCAATAAATTTGAGGATAAACAAATAAATAAAACCCCAAAGGAATGGGCCGAGAAAGTGTCCGGCGTCAAGACCCGGCTGGCTACCAATGACAAAGTAATTGCTCTGACCTTTGATGCCTGCGGCGGTGCTGCCGGTAGCCAGTACGACCAAAAGCTGATCGAGTACCTGACGGCAGAGAAAATCCCGGCCACTTTGTTCATCAACAGCCGATGGATTGACGCCAATCCGGATATTTTTCTCCAGTTGTCCCGGAACAACCTGTTTGAGATTGCTAACCACGGGACCCAGCATAAGCCTTTATCTGTTAATGGGAAAACGGCCTACGGCATCAAGGGGACCGGAAGTATTGAAGAGGTTAAAGAGGAAGTGTTAGTAAATGAGCAGAAGATTCTAAAGTTGACCGGCCGGAAACCAAAATTCTTCAGACCTGGGACTGCTTTTGCTGATGAAATTGCGGTGTCTGTGGTCGAGGATTTAGGGGAAGAGGTGGTCGGGTTTAATATCCTCGGGGATGCTGGGGCTACTTTTTCTCGGACTCAGATCCGTCAGTCCTGTTTACGGGCCAGCCCCGGTTCCATTATCATTTTTCACATGAATCACCCCGAGTCCGAGACTTTGGCGGGTATAAAGGAAGTGATTCCGGAACTGCGGAAAAAAGGTTTTCGCTTTGTCAAACTCGGGGACTACCCCCTAGAATGTGGAGACCACGGAAAATGAAGCGGAAAAAATACCGGTCAGCGACTTTTCCTCCACCGCTGCCTTGACTTTTTCGTAATCATGTGTTTCATATCTAATATTAATATTAATTGCATAGGTTACCGGGTTTTTGTCTGGCAGTCGGGACACCAGCCGAAAAAGTCCAGACGGTGACGAACAATGCGCAAATTGCGTTCTTGGAGCAATGTGTTCTTCAGCTCTTTCAATGGGTAGATCTCCAGGTCCTCGATTTTACCGCAGCCCTGGCAGAAGAAGTGCGAGTGTTCGGAAACATTACCATCGAAACGGCGGCGTTCTGCCAGTGCTCCCACATCGATGGCCAGATCCAGCTCGAGCAGCATTTCCAGCGTGTTATAAATAGTGGCCAGACTGATGGTAGGGAACTTTTCTCTTAAGTCGGCGTAAATTTTTTCTGCACTGGGATGCTCTTTGCTGTTCAGCAGGTAATCAAGGATGACCAGTCTTTGGTGAGTGACTTTATAACCAGATTTTTTGAAGCGAGTGATATGGTCGGCCAGATGCTTCATACAAGCTCATTCCCTTATTTAAAATATACC is drawn from Bacillota bacterium and contains these coding sequences:
- a CDS encoding glycosyltransferase family 2 protein, translating into MEEVSFVLLSIIVSLAQLIITFVTIYYYAVSVFGWKKNEETHNFPPTKRFALITPAHNEELVIKYHIESLKKLNYPSELYDIYIIADNCTDNTAEVARAEGVTVMERFSPQRGKGFALEWMFNELFKMEDKHYDAVCVFDADNVVSSNFLTEMNARLLQGYKSIQGYLDTKNPNDSWVTACYATAYWSMNRMWQLARYNLGLSNALGGTGLCIDIEVLKQYGWGAHCLTEDLEFTMKLLLNDIKTSWCHEAKVYDEKPVYFSQTWKQRTRWLQGHWDVALRYMIPLLKKGFAERKWYCIDGAIYLFQPMWIMTVLFTFLISFIAAFFPQPIYTTIFSHLLPGWLWTILGILGYLYPMAGLYLENAPKKAYFYYITYPLYGLTWFPVTIVGLLKHHEKDWAHTRHTRGISINSLENS
- a CDS encoding chemotaxis protein CheW, yielding MPDEEIQLVVFALKSGNSTCEYGVPITQVQEINRLTNPTKLPKVPSFVEGVINLRGKVIPVIDLKKRFDLEIGEYTDDTRIIVVEIDGHTVGIIVDEVTEVLRLATSQIEPPPSIIGGIAADYLKGVGKIGERLLVLLDLHKILTESEKKDLANVEVT
- a CDS encoding holo-ACP synthase, which gives rise to MTRAVGIDLVEIARFARVRQRRPRVIERVFTPAEIEYCLARQNQNASFAVRFAAKEAVIKLLGSTEGIAWSDIEILMNATGQPEVRLRREAERRAEDLKIRSIVLSLSHSRYYAVAVAVAD
- a CDS encoding NAD(P)H-hydrate dehydratase; protein product: MKVANSAEMRQLDQLASSQYRIPSLVLMENAGLRVVEVVNQLLGFVAGKKVVVLAGKGNNGGDGFVVARHLINHGADIKVFLLAQPEEISGDARINLDILGQMGARLYPVLSDKDLNVVKIALVYADLVVDAMYGTGFKGAVTAQQAKLIRLVNQSGKPIVAVDIPSGIEADTGKVHGECIRATRTVTFCLPKIGLLIEPGASYVGELTVADISIPQQLVNAQKIHRYLITRDWCASQLPRRSVEGHKGSYGHVLIIGGAEGMTGAITLASEAALRAGAGLVTAAIPASLNPILEVKLTEVMTKPLPETPLKTISLEALPVIEEFLPRASVVAIGPGMSRHPDLFPLIRTLLPKLQVPLIIDADGLNALADDPTVLKDSPVPIVLTPHPGEMARLLKTTVDKVQDNRLAVVEQAAQDWQATVVLKGAKTLVASPRGECFINLTGNPGMATGGTGDVLTGIIAGLIAQGINPTSAAALGVYLHGAAGDLAAQTRGQRGLVAGDLITELPAVLKQFEA
- a CDS encoding alanine racemase; this translates as MSRPVWAEISRSAIAHNVRELKRKTQMGARLMAVVKADGYGHGALEVSRVALEAGAEYLGVATLDEAVALRDAGINAPILILGHTPDDDLAKVIAHDITQTVYSLTGAQAVAAAARKVGRTARIHLKVDSGMSRLGFFPTEDSIALVKQIVSLSGLQVEGIFTHFATADEVDKSYAWEQFARFKWFIKRLEDEGLMIPLKHAANSAAIIDLPETHLDMVRAGIALYGLYPSANQRSKIDLQPAMSLKTRVVFLKEVPAGTAISYGRTYITPVPTRVATLPIGYADGYSRRLSNRAAVLIHGRRAPVIGRVCMDQCLIDVGQIPRVAVGDEVVLFGEQKGAKLPVDELAEILETINYEVVCLITARVRREYL
- a CDS encoding ribbon-helix-helix protein, CopG family, yielding MISLPESLLEEVDGIVSLEKRNRSEFIREAMKMYLAERKRRALREQMKRGYLEMAQINLGLAAENFNLENEVDLCLVKKLAE
- a CDS encoding type II toxin-antitoxin system PemK/MazF family toxin, with the translated sequence MTVKRGEIYYAELSPVVGSEQGGTRPVLVVQNDIGNQYSPTTIVVAITSQINKAKLPTHVEIKADKSGLDRDSVILGEQIRTIDKTRLQQKVAFLDEETMAKVGQALEISLGLVSV
- a CDS encoding gamma-glutamyl-gamma-aminobutyrate hydrolase family protein, with amino-acid sequence MRPVIGITCAQNANEDWFYLRNTYVKAIVEAGGQPILLPAVRNLELVPQYNQLIHGLLLSGGGDIDPAFFGELPHSGLGEICPERDAFEITLTRLALEGDQPILGICRGIQVIVIADGGTVYQDLTSERPGSILHQQKAPRYHPIHQVKLVEGTQLWRIFGQVMLTVNSFHHQAVKEIPGEFIISATAPDGVIEGVESTRHRFVLGVQWHPEAMWEQYPLFLRLFIALVEAARQGRKVRQNS
- a CDS encoding amidohydrolase, whose translation is MLAITNGKIITMAGRNFACGTVLIEAGKIIAIGENIDIPVGAEVIDVQGKLVMPGLIDAHCHLGILEEIYRIEGDDLNEITDPVTPHLRAIDAVNPEDEGFRDALRGGVTTVCTGPGSANVLGGENVVIKTYGRVIDRMVVRQPAGLKVALGENPKRIYGGNKKAPLTRMATAALLRETLTKAQNYLRKLKVERSADMPERDLRLEAVIKVLEHQMPLRVHAHRADDIITAVRIAEEFDVEICIEHCTEGHKIVEELAKRQIPALVGPLMSNRAKVELKDRTPATPGILARAGVPVAIITDHPVVPIEFLSLCAGLAVKAGMSEEDALKAITINPARILGVDDRVGSLEVGKDADLIVADGPILELKTRIELVLVEGQIIDLN
- a CDS encoding polysaccharide deacetylase family protein translates to MKHYAAFFCLAGLLLAAGIGCGSQHIPNSSAGSNRSVVNQLAAPNETRNKSTPNEAINKFEDKQINKTPKEWAEKVSGVKTRLATNDKVIALTFDACGGAAGSQYDQKLIEYLTAEKIPATLFINSRWIDANPDIFLQLSRNNLFEIANHGTQHKPLSVNGKTAYGIKGTGSIEEVKEEVLVNEQKILKLTGRKPKFFRPGTAFADEIAVSVVEDLGEEVVGFNILGDAGATFSRTQIRQSCLRASPGSIIIFHMNHPESETLAGIKEVIPELRKKGFRFVKLGDYPLECGDHGK
- a CDS encoding transcriptional repressor — translated: MKHLADHITRFKKSGYKVTHQRLVILDYLLNSKEHPSAEKIYADLREKFPTISLATIYNTLEMLLELDLAIDVGALAERRRFDGNVSEHSHFFCQGCGKIEDLEIYPLKELKNTLLQERNLRIVRHRLDFFGWCPDCQTKTR